The following are from one region of the bacterium genome:
- a CDS encoding tetratricopeptide repeat protein — MKERLTFLFLLLAMMAPDRALAQGVRFKGVVTDEDGNPVVGALVKAEAIALNTSISGSGTSKKDGRYGLFVMHPARRYRITVTKDGYKVFAELFDAGSTWTKEHLRIERDFTLEKGSGGGGVQIPEDVRGIYNKGITAYNERDWDTARAKFERVLKIRPRLAAAHHVLAQTCVFQGDNDQALASAKKAVELEPENRQALELLMKIHRGLGNDTEAAEMERALEALSAESED, encoded by the coding sequence ATGAAAGAGAGATTGACGTTCTTGTTCCTCCTCTTGGCCATGATGGCGCCGGACAGGGCTCTGGCTCAGGGGGTCCGCTTCAAGGGAGTCGTCACCGACGAGGACGGCAATCCCGTAGTGGGAGCGTTGGTCAAGGCGGAGGCGATCGCGCTGAATACCTCGATATCCGGCTCCGGCACGAGCAAGAAGGATGGGCGCTATGGATTGTTCGTGATGCATCCGGCCCGTCGGTACCGGATCACGGTGACCAAGGACGGGTACAAGGTATTCGCCGAGCTGTTCGATGCTGGGAGCACGTGGACCAAAGAACACTTGCGGATCGAGCGAGACTTCACGCTCGAAAAGGGCTCGGGCGGTGGTGGGGTTCAGATTCCAGAAGACGTTCGCGGCATTTACAACAAGGGGATCACCGCCTACAACGAGCGCGACTGGGATACCGCTCGCGCCAAGTTCGAGAGGGTACTGAAGATCCGGCCGAGGCTGGCCGCGGCCCACCATGTGCTCGCGCAAACCTGCGTGTTTCAGGGCGACAACGACCAGGCCCTGGCCTCGGCGAAGAAGGCGGTCGAGCTCGAGCCCGAGAATCGCCAGGCGCTCGAGCTTCTGATGAAGATTCATCGGGGACTCGGCAACGACACCGAGGCCGCGGAGATGGAGCGAGCGCTCGAGGCGCTCTCCGCCGAGTCCGAGGATTAG
- a CDS encoding DUF4038 domain-containing protein, producing MKVHPVNPRYLTNDSGEAILLVGPHTWHAFQDYDDGQRHTDFDYAAWLDELEAAGFNFFRGWSWSDGYYSPLPFEKVIVQGRRVYDLTRWNERYFERLRSRLEAARKHGLYTSVMLFQSWSVDDRDGTRRPDPWLNHPLRRGNNVQRTQVRNHSGSRLAPIHDEYLRRMVEALYDLDNFVWEVGNELGGGSGPWTRLVIDRLRELETQKVALDPEDRNRRHLIWASCIGGRSMPRPAFGADLVSPCNTDRYGVETAGHCFNPVRNAQPPAAEGSRVVIADSDHLAPLAANPDWAWKSFFRGLHPIALTAPRGEDSLPWWRGRCDLDRGRERAEKLVRTLKIIARVARRVDLAGSIPQANTQPGHPGSVSSAGYSLFTTADPGTSSLPDGRRFLVYQPAAMGGRKPVNVCGLRNGRTYGVTWRRLDDGRVFWTDRRTSSRHCESFAGSPAGGILELKLK from the coding sequence ACTACGACGACGGTCAGCGGCACACGGATTTCGACTATGCGGCCTGGCTTGATGAGCTCGAAGCTGCCGGTTTCAACTTCTTCCGAGGCTGGAGCTGGTCGGACGGCTATTACTCTCCCCTGCCATTCGAGAAGGTCATCGTTCAGGGTCGAAGGGTCTACGACCTGACCAGGTGGAACGAACGCTACTTCGAGCGGCTCCGTTCGCGCCTCGAGGCCGCCCGGAAACACGGCCTCTACACCAGCGTCATGCTGTTTCAAAGCTGGAGCGTGGACGATCGGGACGGCACCCGCCGCCCGGACCCATGGCTCAACCACCCACTGAGAAGAGGCAACAACGTTCAACGAACCCAGGTCAGAAACCACTCGGGCTCCAGGCTGGCGCCCATTCACGACGAGTACCTGCGTCGGATGGTCGAGGCTCTCTACGACCTCGACAACTTCGTCTGGGAGGTCGGCAACGAGCTCGGAGGCGGCTCGGGCCCCTGGACGCGCCTGGTCATCGACCGTCTGCGAGAGCTCGAGACGCAAAAGGTGGCATTGGATCCCGAGGACCGGAACCGGCGGCACTTGATCTGGGCCAGCTGCATCGGCGGTCGCTCGATGCCGAGGCCCGCCTTCGGCGCCGATCTGGTTTCGCCCTGCAATACCGACCGCTACGGAGTCGAGACAGCCGGGCACTGCTTCAACCCGGTGCGCAACGCCCAACCTCCGGCGGCCGAAGGTTCTCGAGTCGTCATCGCCGACTCCGACCACTTGGCGCCGCTTGCCGCCAACCCCGACTGGGCCTGGAAGAGCTTCTTCAGAGGCCTGCACCCAATCGCTCTGACCGCCCCCCGAGGCGAGGATAGCCTGCCCTGGTGGCGAGGCCGTTGCGATCTCGATCGCGGCCGTGAGCGGGCGGAGAAACTCGTGCGGACTCTCAAGATCATCGCTCGCGTCGCTCGAAGGGTGGACCTCGCAGGCAGCATTCCGCAGGCAAACACCCAGCCGGGGCATCCGGGCTCCGTTTCATCGGCGGGTTACTCCCTCTTCACGACCGCGGATCCCGGCACCTCCAGCCTCCCCGACGGCCGCCGGTTCCTGGTCTATCAACCCGCCGCCATGGGTGGCCGCAAACCGGTCAACGTCTGCGGACTTCGCAACGGCCGGACCTATGGTGTCACCTGGCGCCGTCTCGACGACGGCAGGGTGTTCTGGACCGACCGCCGTACCTCCTCACGCCACTGCGAGTCCTTTGCCGGTTCCCCGGCAGGCGGCATTCTCGAGCTCAAGCTCAAGTAG
- a CDS encoding erythromycin esterase family protein translates to MPSTRFLCSAPLWLGLISLVARASMPAPAAGQEIQPGIHRLNGIEETLPIGDLKPLKKIVRDIDVLGLGEDVHTTRGFSRAKFRLFKYLVEKRGFRAFGFESPWVEAELVARYVEDCQGSPESALQGLFGVWQNESVRDLVQWMCEYNRKHAGDPVYFYGFDHQQGWDDAPRLRSLLRQFGVDANSRKIRWLDNCEGGSSTSAGDYFANRQTPIPELRHERCLDALDRDWEFLDRRARRLIRKGRATAEDIEWARIHIVGLRSWQEQTFHRDTSFSRSYEARDLGMAYIARMIRELRFPAAKTALWAHNGHIAAGGKFLTGPDTMGVFLKESLGDKYEALGLVAYESKIDWPGVGCGSTGVSRFPSVEASLRQFDELFLFIDLDFPDAEDPFLVPNQFYSLNGNFMVPREEFRALIYLETAEKMIPLAWEPCSE, encoded by the coding sequence ATGCCCTCGACAAGATTCCTCTGCTCGGCGCCGCTCTGGCTCGGCTTGATCAGTCTGGTCGCCCGGGCCTCGATGCCGGCCCCGGCGGCCGGCCAAGAGATTCAGCCCGGTATTCACCGGCTCAATGGCATCGAGGAGACCCTTCCCATCGGCGACCTCAAGCCGCTCAAGAAGATAGTCCGCGACATCGACGTGCTCGGACTCGGTGAGGACGTGCACACGACGCGCGGATTCTCCCGGGCCAAGTTCCGGCTGTTCAAGTACCTGGTCGAGAAACGCGGCTTCCGCGCGTTCGGATTCGAGAGCCCGTGGGTGGAGGCGGAGCTAGTGGCGCGGTACGTGGAGGACTGTCAGGGCTCCCCGGAGTCGGCCCTGCAGGGTCTCTTCGGGGTCTGGCAGAACGAGAGCGTGCGCGATCTCGTCCAGTGGATGTGCGAATACAACCGCAAGCACGCCGGCGACCCGGTCTACTTCTACGGCTTCGACCATCAGCAAGGTTGGGACGACGCCCCGCGTCTCAGGAGCCTTCTCAGACAGTTCGGCGTCGACGCGAACAGCCGGAAGATCAGATGGCTGGACAACTGCGAAGGCGGTAGCTCCACCTCGGCGGGCGACTACTTCGCCAACCGACAGACTCCAATCCCGGAGCTGCGGCACGAGCGCTGCCTCGACGCTCTGGACCGCGATTGGGAATTCCTCGACCGCCGCGCCCGCAGACTGATCAGGAAGGGACGAGCGACCGCCGAAGACATCGAGTGGGCCAGGATTCACATCGTCGGCCTCCGGTCGTGGCAGGAGCAGACCTTCCATCGCGACACCAGCTTCAGCCGGTCCTACGAGGCGCGCGATCTGGGCATGGCCTACATTGCCCGAATGATCCGCGAGCTCCGGTTCCCGGCAGCCAAGACCGCCCTTTGGGCCCACAACGGCCACATAGCTGCGGGCGGGAAATTCCTGACCGGCCCCGACACGATGGGCGTCTTCCTCAAGGAGAGCCTGGGCGACAAGTACGAAGCGCTCGGACTCGTTGCCTACGAGAGCAAGATCGATTGGCCCGGAGTCGGCTGCGGCTCGACCGGCGTCTCACGGTTCCCATCGGTCGAAGCGAGCCTGCGGCAATTCGACGAGCTCTTTCTCTTCATCGACCTCGACTTTCCGGATGCCGAAGATCCATTTCTCGTGCCCAACCAGTTCTACAGCTTGAACGGAAACTTCATGGTGCCGCGCGAGGAATTCCGAGCGCTCATCTACCTGGAGACCGCCGAGAAGATGATCCCGCTGGCCTGGGAGCCCTGCTCCGAGTAG